In a genomic window of Nodosilinea sp. E11:
- the crtC gene encoding cyanoexosortase C: protein MNLLLFPFRSWHNSVIFIGLIPGMAYIPLWIYLITERVIMGSSSVFLNVCFIALGLYQFFTQKNELLMLKSDSEDQIVGYALIIGAVVMYFIFFESYSLQAITWSTALIGVSLATFGNQFIRNYWVSILLIFFGLLPKYLDLGYTLGKVLIPNYALERLMASISGLVLSLMGQPAIVAGNVIQIGSKGVDIADGCSGFSMAMILAGVSLVMGIFYRLRPRKLGLLILLGVVIALVINVPRIILLTYSVVYWGDDAFRFWHTGLGSQLISGAMFTVFYYVSMAICKRENGSKSSLCKL from the coding sequence ATGAATTTACTATTATTTCCCTTTAGATCTTGGCATAATAGCGTTATTTTTATTGGCCTCATTCCAGGCATGGCCTATATCCCTTTGTGGATATATTTAATAACCGAACGAGTAATCATGGGTTCGTCTAGTGTTTTTTTAAATGTATGCTTTATTGCTTTAGGACTTTATCAATTTTTTACTCAAAAAAATGAGCTGTTAATGCTCAAATCTGACAGTGAAGATCAAATCGTCGGCTATGCTCTAATTATTGGAGCAGTTGTCATGTATTTTATTTTTTTTGAATCCTATTCACTACAGGCAATTACCTGGAGCACTGCCCTGATTGGGGTTTCATTGGCAACTTTCGGCAATCAATTTATTCGCAACTATTGGGTTTCTATACTGCTCATCTTCTTTGGACTTTTACCCAAGTATCTTGACTTGGGATATACCCTTGGCAAGGTGTTAATTCCCAACTATGCCCTTGAGCGGCTGATGGCTAGCATTAGTGGTTTAGTGCTAAGCCTGATGGGACAGCCTGCTATTGTAGCAGGCAATGTTATCCAGATCGGTTCTAAGGGGGTTGATATTGCCGATGGCTGTAGTGGATTTAGTATGGCGATGATTCTAGCCGGGGTAAGTCTCGTAATGGGGATTTTTTACAGGCTTAGACCCCGAAAGTTAGGGCTACTTATCCTGCTAGGTGTAGTCATTGCTCTAGTCATCAACGTTCCCAGAATTATTCTTTTGACGTACTCAGTGGTTTACTGGGGTGATGATGCTTTTCGATTTTGGCATACTGGCCTAGGCAGCCAACTTATTTCTGGAGCTATGTTCACAGTTTTTTATTATGTGAGCATGGCAATCTGCAAAAGAGAAAATGGGAGTAAGTCTAGTTTATGCAAGCTTTAG
- a CDS encoding glycosyltransferase family 4 protein, whose protein sequence is MKILHLVEHVREAGNGGVNVAVDLACLQADLGHRVGVVSKGGDYEKLLRQHGVQHFKADQSSKLGKYIQYLKQYIAAMRDFQPDIVHSHTMVSVTAAWLLKNLGRYRLVATVHNEFQKSAVLMGLADKVIVVSKAGARLMHQRGISKQKLCVVLNANIGSPRFRPLASCRPLLIHSPAIVTVAGLHIRKGHIELIKAFEKIAARFPKAHLYLVGDGSGRAQIEAAANQTSVTHRIHFEGFQPEPQKYLLSSDIFVLASHREPFGLAIAEAREAGCAVIASNVDGIPEVVERGKAGILFEAQNVDALATVIADLLGDQKKLEFWQQQAKKNLGWLKVDRLVQETLAVYQQLTPDNTSAITRKPLNTI, encoded by the coding sequence ATGAAAATTTTACATTTAGTTGAGCATGTGCGAGAGGCAGGTAATGGCGGCGTGAATGTTGCTGTTGACTTGGCTTGTCTACAGGCAGATTTGGGTCATAGGGTGGGTGTCGTCTCAAAGGGAGGCGATTATGAGAAGTTATTGCGGCAACATGGCGTTCAACACTTCAAGGCAGATCAGTCTTCTAAGTTAGGGAAATACATTCAATATCTTAAACAGTATATTGCCGCTATGCGGGATTTTCAACCTGATATTGTCCATTCTCATACTATGGTGAGTGTTACCGCTGCATGGCTTCTAAAAAACCTCGGTAGATACCGCTTAGTAGCTACAGTTCATAATGAATTTCAAAAAAGTGCTGTTTTGATGGGGCTTGCCGACAAAGTAATTGTTGTCAGCAAAGCGGGGGCTCGATTGATGCACCAGCGAGGCATTTCAAAACAAAAACTTTGTGTAGTTCTAAATGCAAATATTGGTAGTCCTCGGTTTCGGCCTTTAGCTAGCTGTCGCCCCTTGCTCATTCATAGTCCAGCGATTGTTACTGTAGCCGGTCTTCATATTCGTAAAGGACACATTGAACTGATCAAAGCCTTTGAAAAGATTGCCGCTCGATTTCCAAAAGCGCATCTTTATCTGGTTGGTGATGGTTCCGGGCGAGCACAAATAGAGGCCGCTGCCAATCAAACATCGGTTACCCACCGTATTCACTTTGAAGGTTTTCAACCAGAGCCTCAGAAATATTTACTTTCCTCTGACATATTTGTGCTGGCTTCTCATCGTGAGCCTTTTGGTTTAGCGATCGCTGAGGCACGCGAGGCAGGTTGCGCTGTAATTGCCAGTAATGTAGATGGTATCCCTGAGGTCGTAGAGCGGGGCAAGGCAGGCATTCTATTTGAAGCTCAGAACGTAGATGCGCTGGCAACGGTCATTGCTGATTTGTTAGGTGATCAAAAAAAGCTAGAGTTTTGGCAGCAACAGGCTAAAAAGAATTTGGGGTGGCTGAAAGTTGACCGCCTTGTTCAGGAAACCTTGGCTGTTTATCAGCAGCTGACACCTGATAACACGTCAGCGATAACAAGAAAGCCGTTAAATACTATATGA
- a CDS encoding glycosyltransferase family A protein, with translation MTSSNLSFGVVVCTYNRKSILEQSLAHWQRSNRKPDQFLVIDATANAETYRDTLVESYQSLFSDSSSNYVVTSSPGLTLQRNLGLARIKTDIVCFVDDDAFVTPTYVDKIIDVFEKDANGLIGGVNGVSMGQFDNPKQRYSRVLRNFLRHRFGHLAQRIHVPKSKTQLFKPLSTELKSLPLIPIDRLWGANMNYRKSAIGDQYFDENFKNYGLYEDVDMSVRIGQNHKLVCRIDAELNHDDDLGKTTRPSDVRYFLASWLNSAYIIEKLFPCRESRDSYQRLFRITRELSKKLSTEQRSQKIRTLGNEELFTVVERYVALLQNSSQEGHLETAFTELQDKAFSQLLS, from the coding sequence ATGACTTCATCAAACCTGAGCTTTGGAGTTGTAGTTTGCACCTACAACCGCAAATCTATTCTCGAACAGTCTTTGGCTCATTGGCAAAGATCTAACCGAAAACCAGATCAATTCTTGGTAATAGATGCCACAGCAAACGCTGAGACCTATAGAGACACCTTAGTGGAGTCTTATCAATCTTTGTTTTCGGACTCAAGCAGCAACTATGTGGTTACGTCTTCACCCGGATTAACATTACAAAGGAATTTGGGTCTAGCACGAATCAAAACAGATATCGTATGTTTTGTTGATGATGACGCCTTTGTCACCCCAACTTATGTTGACAAAATCATTGATGTTTTCGAGAAGGATGCTAACGGCTTGATCGGAGGCGTTAATGGCGTTTCTATGGGGCAATTTGATAATCCGAAGCAGCGTTACAGCCGCGTACTACGAAATTTTTTGCGGCACCGTTTTGGTCATCTAGCTCAGAGAATCCACGTACCCAAGTCAAAAACTCAGCTGTTTAAGCCTTTATCCACCGAGCTAAAGTCTTTACCACTAATTCCAATTGATCGACTTTGGGGCGCAAATATGAATTATCGCAAGTCAGCGATCGGCGATCAGTATTTCGATGAAAATTTCAAAAATTACGGTCTATATGAAGATGTTGACATGTCAGTCAGAATCGGTCAAAACCATAAATTAGTTTGCCGTATTGATGCTGAACTTAATCATGATGACGATTTGGGTAAAACGACTCGACCTAGCGATGTTCGCTACTTTTTGGCATCTTGGTTAAATTCGGCTTATATCATTGAGAAATTATTTCCTTGCCGCGAAAGTCGTGATTCCTATCAAAGGCTTTTTCGCATTACTCGAGAACTATCCAAAAAACTATCCACTGAACAGCGTAGTCAAAAGATCAGAACCTTGGGGAATGAAGAGCTTTTCACTGTAGTTGAGCGGTACGTAGCTTTGCTTCAAAACAGTTCTCAAGAGGGGCATCTAGAGACAGCTTTTACTGAGTTACAAGACAAAGCCTTTTCCCAATTGCTCTCTTAG
- a CDS encoding glycosyltransferase, which yields MKFDGRISFFLPPLIGAGGERVVLNLAKVFVDWGIQVDVVVPDTSGRHQKFMSTVPKGVRVIDLETPLSRTVYLKKLYKLKAYLERDNPEVMVANVDYVGIANAARALSRCSTKIIQVVHSNLSNEFGKISGLGKHIKPVFVRRLYPWSDGIIAVSKGVAEDVSTMAQVPLETIKVIYNPVVTDDLNLKAQEPVDHLWFQASEAPVILGAGRLMYQKDFSTLIRAFAVVRQQRPCRLVIIGGEGYERSDLEKLIRELQLEDDASLPGFAENPYAYMAKAKVFVLSSRYEGFGNVLVEAMATGTPVVSTNCPDGPAEILENGRYGQLVPVESPNALAEAIVETLDNPLDSELLQKKAQEFSCEKIALEYLDYIKSLT from the coding sequence ATGAAATTTGACGGAAGAATTAGCTTCTTTCTTCCCCCCTTAATTGGAGCGGGAGGTGAGCGAGTTGTTTTAAACTTGGCCAAAGTTTTTGTCGATTGGGGGATTCAAGTCGATGTAGTCGTCCCAGATACGAGCGGTAGACATCAAAAATTCATGTCAACAGTGCCTAAGGGCGTAAGAGTTATTGATCTCGAAACGCCGTTGAGTCGAACTGTTTACCTCAAAAAGCTATACAAGCTCAAAGCTTATCTAGAACGCGACAACCCCGAGGTAATGGTAGCGAACGTGGATTATGTAGGTATTGCTAATGCAGCACGCGCCTTATCGCGCTGTTCTACTAAGATTATTCAGGTCGTTCACTCTAACCTCTCCAACGAATTTGGTAAAATTTCAGGCCTCGGCAAACATATAAAGCCTGTATTTGTGCGTCGTCTCTATCCATGGTCTGACGGCATCATTGCGGTATCGAAGGGGGTAGCCGAAGATGTCTCAACGATGGCTCAGGTCCCTCTTGAAACTATTAAGGTGATCTACAATCCTGTGGTTACTGACGACCTAAATCTTAAAGCTCAAGAACCTGTCGATCACCTCTGGTTTCAAGCGTCAGAAGCTCCAGTCATTTTAGGGGCGGGACGATTAATGTACCAAAAAGATTTTTCAACCTTAATCCGAGCTTTTGCAGTGGTCAGACAACAGCGGCCCTGTCGCCTAGTTATTATTGGAGGTGAGGGATATGAACGTTCTGATCTAGAAAAACTAATTCGAGAGTTGCAGCTTGAAGATGATGCTTCACTACCGGGTTTTGCTGAAAATCCCTACGCCTATATGGCTAAGGCTAAGGTTTTTGTTTTGTCATCTCGGTATGAAGGGTTTGGCAATGTCTTAGTCGAAGCAATGGCTACAGGTACACCGGTAGTATCTACAAACTGCCCGGATGGTCCTGCTGAGATTCTGGAAAATGGTCGTTATGGTCAGTTAGTCCCCGTAGAATCACCAAATGCTTTAGCGGAGGCTATCGTAGAAACTCTTGACAATCCACTTGACTCTGAGTTGCTACAAAAAAAAGCTCAAGAGTTTAGCTGTGAGAAAATTGCTTTGGAATACCTGGATTATATCAAATCTCTAACTTAG